One window of Curtobacterium sp. 458 genomic DNA carries:
- a CDS encoding ROK family transcriptional regulator: protein MAPQTAPGNAARVLRLVHEEGPISRAELTRRTGLNRSTTLALVGELVDLGLVHEEAPPAGLRGTGVGRPSPVVRASADVVAAAAVVEIDAVTVALVGLDGSVRHHRTAPQDRPPTGAEAVDTIAALLEELTAGAGERAAGAGARVPTVRVVGIGVAVPGTVRVEDGTVQYAPHLGWRDEPVAGPLATRTGLPVAVANDANLGAWAERLAGSGRGVDDLVYLNGGASGIGGGVIAAARPLSGADGYAGELGHTFVAANGIRCHCGAVGCLETEASREALTTAAGTAPDDLRGLAAALAEGRPELEAVVDRQVSALATALRNAIHTVNPEVVVLGGFLGVLLAHVGDRILDAVRAQSMPGTADRLRIVPAALGDDVLTRGAAEVGFRDLLRDPAAVARTGTAAVPGTSPAPSTHDPRTDRDAAVEEARPA, encoded by the coding sequence ATGGCACCGCAGACCGCGCCCGGCAACGCCGCGCGCGTCCTCCGACTCGTGCACGAGGAGGGCCCGATCAGCCGCGCCGAACTCACCCGGCGCACGGGGCTGAACCGCTCGACGACCCTCGCGCTCGTCGGCGAGCTCGTCGACCTCGGCCTCGTGCACGAGGAGGCCCCGCCCGCCGGTCTCCGCGGCACCGGGGTCGGTCGACCGAGTCCGGTTGTGCGGGCCTCGGCGGACGTCGTGGCCGCGGCGGCCGTGGTCGAGATCGACGCCGTCACGGTCGCACTCGTCGGCCTCGACGGCTCCGTCCGCCACCACCGCACCGCCCCGCAGGACCGCCCGCCGACCGGGGCGGAGGCCGTCGACACGATCGCGGCGCTGCTCGAGGAACTGACGGCCGGAGCGGGCGAGCGCGCGGCCGGAGCGGGCGCCCGCGTGCCCACGGTCCGCGTCGTCGGCATCGGTGTCGCCGTCCCGGGCACCGTCCGGGTCGAGGACGGCACCGTCCAGTACGCCCCGCACCTCGGCTGGCGCGACGAACCCGTCGCCGGACCCCTGGCCACCCGCACCGGCCTCCCGGTGGCCGTCGCGAACGACGCCAACCTGGGCGCGTGGGCGGAACGACTCGCCGGGAGCGGTCGCGGCGTCGACGACCTCGTGTACCTCAACGGTGGTGCGAGCGGCATCGGTGGCGGCGTCATCGCCGCCGCCCGGCCCCTGAGCGGCGCCGACGGGTACGCCGGCGAGCTCGGCCACACCTTCGTCGCGGCCAACGGCATCCGCTGCCACTGCGGCGCGGTCGGGTGCCTCGAGACCGAGGCCTCCCGCGAGGCCCTCACGACCGCGGCCGGCACGGCACCGGACGACCTCCGTGGCCTCGCCGCGGCGCTCGCCGAGGGCCGACCGGAGCTCGAGGCCGTCGTCGACCGCCAGGTGTCCGCGCTCGCGACCGCCCTGCGCAACGCGATCCACACCGTCAACCCCGAGGTCGTCGTGCTCGGCGGGTTCCTCGGAGTGCTCCTCGCGCACGTCGGCGACCGGATCCTCGACGCCGTCCGGGCGCAGTCGATGCCCGGCACCGCCGATCGGCTCCGCATCGTCCCCGCGGCCCTCGGTGACGACGTCCTGACCCGCGGCGCGGCCGAGGTCGGCTTCCGGGACCTCCTGCGGGACCCGGCCGCGGTGGCGCGGACCGGCACGGCCGCCGTCCCGGGAACCAGCCCCGCCCCCAGCACGCACGACCCCCGGACCGACCGCGACGCAGCGGTCGAGGAAGCGAGACCCGCATGA
- a CDS encoding sugar phosphate isomerase/epimerase family protein, with the protein MTTTDGTDETGTSRASRPVTLFTGQWADLPFEEVARLAGEWGYDGLEIACWGDHLDVRRAATDPDYVADRKAILERNGLQVWTIANHLVGQAVCDDPIDQRHQDIVPEHVWGDGDPEGVRQRAAEELQWTARAAAALGVRTVTGFSGSSIWKTVAGFPPVPPGMIDAGYQDFHDRWSPILDVFEEVGVRFALEVHPSEIAYDYWTARRTLDVFADRPAFGFNFDPSHFVWQDLDPAAFLLDFADRVYHVHCKESVKQLDGRNGRLSSHLPWGDPRRGWDFVTAGHGDVPWERVFRVLNHIGYDGPTSVEWEDAGMDRLVGGPEALAFVRQLGTIAPPDAAFDAAFSRSR; encoded by the coding sequence ATGACGACGACGGACGGAACCGACGAGACGGGGACGAGCCGCGCCTCCAGGCCGGTCACCCTGTTCACCGGCCAGTGGGCCGACCTGCCCTTCGAGGAGGTGGCGCGCCTCGCCGGCGAGTGGGGCTACGACGGACTGGAGATCGCCTGCTGGGGTGACCACCTCGACGTCCGGCGCGCAGCGACGGACCCGGACTACGTGGCGGACCGCAAGGCGATCCTGGAGCGCAACGGCCTCCAGGTCTGGACGATCGCGAACCACCTTGTCGGGCAGGCCGTCTGCGACGACCCGATCGACCAGCGGCACCAGGACATCGTGCCGGAGCACGTGTGGGGCGACGGCGACCCCGAGGGTGTCCGGCAGCGGGCCGCCGAGGAGCTGCAGTGGACGGCCCGTGCCGCCGCTGCCCTCGGTGTCCGCACGGTCACCGGGTTCTCGGGCTCGTCGATCTGGAAGACCGTCGCCGGGTTCCCGCCCGTGCCGCCGGGCATGATCGACGCCGGCTACCAGGACTTCCACGACCGCTGGTCGCCGATCCTCGACGTGTTCGAGGAGGTCGGCGTGCGGTTCGCCCTCGAGGTGCACCCGTCCGAGATCGCCTACGACTACTGGACGGCTCGTCGGACCCTCGACGTCTTCGCGGACCGGCCGGCGTTCGGTTTCAACTTCGACCCGTCGCACTTCGTGTGGCAGGACCTCGACCCCGCCGCGTTCCTGCTCGACTTCGCCGACCGGGTGTACCACGTGCACTGCAAGGAGTCGGTGAAGCAGCTCGACGGGCGCAACGGACGCCTGTCGTCGCACCTGCCGTGGGGCGACCCCCGGCGCGGCTGGGACTTCGTCACCGCCGGCCACGGGGACGTGCCGTGGGAGCGGGTGTTCCGCGTGCTGAACCACATCGGGTACGACGGGCCGACCAGCGTCGAGTGGGAGGACGCCGGCATGGACCGGCTCGTCGGCGGCCCCGAGGCGCTCGCGTTCGTGCGGCAGCTCGGGACGATCGCCCCGCCGGACGCCGCGTTCGACGCCGCGTTCTCGCGCTCGCGCTGA